A DNA window from Coffea arabica cultivar ET-39 chromosome 6c, Coffea Arabica ET-39 HiFi, whole genome shotgun sequence contains the following coding sequences:
- the LOC113691345 gene encoding G-type lectin S-receptor-like serine/threonine-protein kinase SD3-1, with product MLRQAKLIFSTAVQLCVSLTLLLNFVVSSEIQLGSKISVEDNNFWVSSNGDFAIGFFSYFNLYKVGIHFNSSSIPIDKQTVVWVAGADLKVGNKSYFQLDESGELFLFDSDTGITAWTSKTSNASVVSALLRDDGNFVLLNKQKITVWQSFDNPSDTLLPGQNFSASHVLRPPSNSPVSSYYSLYMGDSGQLQLRWETSIIYWTSGNPSQSAHRAILSADGTLQLIDQTSKSIWSIFGDDHNDSNVHFRFLRLDADGNLRLYSWQNASSSWRSVWQAVNNQCDVFATCGVHGICVFNESGLPVCKCPYMPAGEFNSKCLASSDENCDSGSSLILYEHTFLYGIYPPNDTIVHTNLQECKTLCEKDPRCTAVTFINNGTPQCRIKNTRYMSGKSDPSLGSISLIKTCSDPVAVLPQSPESKLIQKSLRKICIPCLIGVAAGTFGIILVIQLCAGFYFLRRRKYIRKKTDFSNVDPNTGGCIMLSYAEITELTENFKLKIGPKVFKGVLPDKRPVAIKDLATSIEERKFRSAVSKIASIFHKNLLKLDGYCCDSSNRLLVYEFAKNGSLGDCLEDPKMCKRLTWRRRISICLAVARAIYYLHTGCRVYVSHGNLKCENVLLDDNFEVKVSEFGLQTFLSEESDTEQTAEADVRDFGKMLVKIMSGSQNADDACEWAYEKWLADQSYEIVDSRLEGSVSSDELQRALRIAFWCLQADARMRPSMGEVVKVLEGTLSVDIPPPLFSHCHSRTSSEGKLESNAESG from the coding sequence ATGCTTAGACAAGCAAAATTGATCTTCAGTACAGCAGTCCAGCTCTGTGTTTCTCTTACCCTCCTCCTTAACTTTGTTGTCAGTTCAGAAATCCAACTAGGCTCCAAAATCTCGGTAGAAGATAACAACTTTTGGGTCTCCTCCAATGGGGATTTTGCAATTGGATTTTTTAGTTATTTCAACCTATATAAAGTTGGCATTCACTTTAATTCAAGTTCGATCCCTATAGATAAGCAAACAGTGGTTTGGGTGGCTGGAGCAGACCTTAAAGTTGGTAACAAGTCATATTTCCAGCTTGATGAGAGTGGGGAATTGTTTCTTTTTGATTCTGACACTGGAATAACTGCTTGGACAAGCAAAACTAGTAATGCATCTGTCGTATCAGCTCTTCTTCGTGACGATGGTAATTTTGTCCTGCTGAACAAACAAAAGATCACTGTTTGGCAGAGTTTTGATAATCCCTCTGATACACTTCTCCCAGGCCAGAATTTCTCTGCTTCCCATGTACTCCGGCCTCCTAGTAACAGTCCTGTTTCAAGCTATTACAGTCTTTATATGGGTGACTCTGGTCAATTGCAACTTAGGTGGGAAACTAGCATCATTTACTGGACCAGTGGGAATCCATCCCAGTCAGCTCATCGAGCAATACTTAGTGCTGATGGAACACTGCAATTAATTGACCAAACATCCAAGTCTATTTGGTCCATTTTTGGAGACGACCACAATGATTCGAACGTACATTTTCGGTTTCTTAGGCTGGATGCTGATGGAAATCTTCGGTTGTACTCTTGGCAAAATGCTTCAAGCTCATGGAGATCTGTTTGGCAAGCTGTCAACAATCAGTGTGATGTATTTGCAACTTGTGGCGTCCATGGCATTtgtgtattcaacgagtctggCTTACCAGTTTGCAAATGTCCATACATGCCAGCTGGTGAGTTTAACTCAAAATGTTTGGCTTCCTCTGATGAAAATTGTGATTCTGGTTCTTCCCTGATTCTGTATGAGCATACTTTTCTATATGGAATTTACCCGCCTAACGATACAATTGTGCATACCAACCTGCAAGAATGTAAAACCTTGTGTGAGAAAGACCCACGTTGTACTGCTGTAACCTTCATAAACAATGGCACTCCACAATGCCGAATAAAAAACACTAGATATATGAGTGGCAAGTCTGATCCTTCATTGGGTTCTATATCTCTGATAAAGACATGTTCAGATCCTGTTGCAGTTTTACCTCAATCCCCTGAATCTAAACTTATTCAAAAGTCATTGCGGAAAATCTGCATTCCTTGTCTTATTGGAGTTGCTGCAGGAACATTTGGCATAATTCTTGTGATCCAACTTTGTGCTGGATTCTACTTTTTGAGGAGAAGAAAATATATCAGGAAGAAAACTGATTTTAGTAATGTGGATCCTAATACCGGAGGTTGTATCATGTTATCATATGCTGAGATTACTGAGCTGACAGAGAATTTTAAGCTCAAGATTGGTCCCAAGGTGTTCAAAGGTGTACTTCCAGATAAACGACCAGTTGCAATCAAAGATTTGGCTACAAGCATTGAAGAAAGGAAGTTCAGGAGTGCAGTTTCTAAAATAGCAAGTATATTTCATAAGAATCTGTTAAAGTTGGATGGTTACTGTTGTGATTCAAGCAACAGGCTCTTGGTCTATGAATTTGCAAAGAACGGCTCACTTGGAGATTGTTTGGAAGATCCAAAAATGTGCAAGAGATTGACATGGAGAAGGAGGATAAGCATTTGCTTAGCAGTGGCAAGGGCTATTTATTACTTGCATACAGGATGTAGAGTTTACGTAAGTCACGGGAATTTAAAATGTGAAAATGTGCTTTTAGATGATAACTTTGAAGTCAAGGTGAGTGAATTTGGGTTGCAGACTTTTCTTAGTGAAGAATCAGACACCGAACAAACTGCAGAGGCAGATGTTAGAGATTTTGGGAAGATgttggtgaaaataatgagTGGAAGCCAAAATGCAGACGATGCTTGTGAATGGGCATATGAAAAATGGCTAGCTGACCAAAGCTACGAAATAGTTGATAGTCGATTGGAAGGAAGTGTGAGTTCAGATGAGTTGCAACGAGCATTGAGAATTGCATTCTGGTGCCTGCAAGCTGATGCACGGATGAGA